The following proteins come from a genomic window of Achromobacter sp. AONIH1:
- a CDS encoding LysR family transcriptional regulator — translation MDLRQFDCFLAVAETLHFGRAADALHMSQSSVSEAIKALERTLGGPLFERSSRRVALTPLGETLKRGAGPAVILLKSAIDDCRRQASGKPRHLRIGFLGGGFYELYRPLVSEFKAAHPSVELEFVELTYVTHYAAVADGSVDVAFCRLPLGADGLCHGPIVLRDQRMLCVPHDHPFTAFTLLDPEVLGDERLVRMVPGSVNQEWQDYHFPRHTPKGRPIGDGPVIRTIREGIAAVNTREGLLMLTKRAASYYATPEIAFVEIDLPAMPSALVRRVDDHRPIIQELDALLLRIAERHGVAA, via the coding sequence ATGGATCTGCGCCAGTTCGATTGCTTCCTCGCCGTCGCCGAAACCCTGCACTTCGGCCGGGCGGCCGATGCGCTGCACATGAGTCAGTCCTCGGTATCGGAAGCCATCAAGGCGCTGGAGCGGACGCTGGGCGGCCCGCTGTTCGAACGCAGCAGCCGCCGGGTGGCCCTGACGCCGCTGGGCGAGACGCTGAAACGGGGCGCGGGCCCCGCCGTCATCCTGCTCAAGAGCGCCATCGACGATTGCAGGCGCCAGGCATCCGGCAAGCCGCGCCATCTGCGCATCGGCTTCCTGGGCGGTGGTTTCTATGAGCTGTATCGGCCGCTGGTGTCCGAATTCAAGGCGGCCCACCCCAGCGTCGAGCTGGAGTTCGTGGAGCTGACCTATGTCACCCACTACGCCGCCGTGGCCGATGGCTCGGTCGACGTGGCGTTCTGCCGGCTGCCGCTGGGCGCGGACGGACTGTGCCACGGTCCGATCGTACTGCGCGACCAGCGCATGCTGTGCGTGCCGCACGACCATCCGTTCACTGCGTTCACGCTGCTGGATCCGGAAGTGCTGGGCGACGAGCGCCTGGTCCGCATGGTGCCCGGCTCGGTGAACCAGGAATGGCAGGACTATCACTTTCCCCGCCACACGCCCAAGGGACGCCCGATCGGCGACGGGCCGGTGATCCGCACGATCCGCGAGGGCATCGCCGCGGTCAACACGCGCGAGGGCCTGCTGATGCTGACCAAGCGCGCGGCCAGCTACTACGCCACGCCCGAGATCGCCTTCGTGGAGATCGACCTGCCGGCAATGCCGTCGGCCCTGGTGCGCCGGGTCGACGACCATCGGCCGATCATCCAGGAACTGGACGCCCTGCTGCTGCGCATCGCCGAACGCCACGGCGTGGCCGCCTGA
- the pstA gene encoding phosphate ABC transporter permease PstA: MAVSVLNMQNGIYRRRRVVNRIMLTVSLSTLLFGLFWLFWIILTLLMKGAPALSYTLFTEITPPPGQTGGLLNAVIGSVLMAGVGTLIGTPVGILAGTYLAEYGQRGWLAPATRFLNDVLLSAPSIIIGLFIYAVYVAQVGHYSGWAGAIALSILVIPVVVRTTDNMLLLVPNSLREAAAALGCPKWRMITMVCYRAAKTGIITGVLLAIARISGETAPLLFTALSNQFMSLNMNGPMANLPVVIYQYAASPFKDWNNLAWAGATLITLLVLGINILARNMFRK, encoded by the coding sequence ATGGCTGTCTCCGTACTCAATATGCAGAACGGCATTTACCGCCGGCGCCGCGTGGTCAACCGCATCATGCTGACCGTCTCGCTGTCGACGCTGCTGTTCGGTTTGTTCTGGCTGTTCTGGATCATCCTGACGCTGCTGATGAAGGGCGCGCCCGCGTTGTCGTACACGCTCTTCACCGAAATCACGCCGCCGCCGGGCCAGACCGGCGGCCTGCTCAACGCGGTCATCGGCAGCGTGCTGATGGCCGGCGTGGGCACGCTGATCGGTACGCCCGTGGGCATCCTGGCCGGCACCTACCTGGCCGAATACGGCCAGCGCGGCTGGCTGGCGCCGGCCACGCGCTTCCTGAACGACGTGCTGCTGTCGGCGCCGTCCATCATCATCGGCCTGTTCATCTACGCCGTGTACGTGGCGCAGGTGGGGCACTACTCGGGCTGGGCCGGCGCCATCGCGCTGTCCATCCTGGTGATCCCGGTGGTGGTCCGCACCACCGACAACATGCTGCTGCTGGTGCCGAACAGCCTGCGCGAAGCCGCCGCGGCGCTGGGCTGCCCCAAGTGGCGCATGATCACGATGGTGTGCTATCGCGCCGCCAAGACCGGCATCATCACCGGCGTGCTGCTGGCCATCGCCCGCATCTCGGGCGAGACCGCGCCGCTGCTGTTCACCGCCCTGTCCAACCAGTTCATGTCGCTGAACATGAACGGCCCCATGGCCAACCTGCCTGTCGTGATCTACCAATACGCGGCCAGCCCCTTCAAGGACTGGAACAATCTGGCCTGGGCCGGGGCCACGCTGATCACGCTGCTGGTGCTGGGCATCAACATCCTTGCCCGCAACATGTTCCGCAAATAA
- the ppk1 gene encoding polyphosphate kinase 1 has product MTTRPPAEPWLLNRELSLLKFNERVLAMAESPTTPLLERLRYVCILSSNLDEFFEIRISSLKEQQRQSPNLVGPDGMTPDQAFDNVQRAVHELVTRQYALLNDEILPAMQAEGIALHHASEWNPQQQEWAHEVFIRDVMPLLTPIGLDPAHPFPRVYNKSLNFIVSLSGANAFGRQASIAVVQAPRALPRLIKMPPELSGHPEGYILLTSLLRAFVGELFPGLEMLGCYQWRVTRNSDLFVDEEEVTNLRHSLQGELSQRNFGAAVRLEIDKMTPPELETFLQREFSLKPEDTYRVPGPVNLSRLMQLCNANTRPELLFPDYRAPVQAPFDRVGDKPAELFEAVAEQDRLLHHPYQSFQPVIDFLTAAALDPDVMAIKQTIYRTGEDSELMKILLAAARAGKEVTVVVELMARFDEQTNINWASKLEEVGAHVVYGVVAHKTHAKMAVVLRREKGRLRRYAHLGTGNYHPRTARLYTDFGLLTADPKLCEDMDKVFAQLTGLGARRALKSLMQSPFTMHEGMVELIRAEARAARAGKRARIMAKMNSLLEEQIIEELYKASQAGVKIDLIVRGVCALRAGVPGLSENIRVRSIVGRFLEHSRVFYFYADGDETVYLSSADWMDRNFFRRVEIAFPIYDKTLKKRVIDEAFTYALRDNQLSWQQLPDGDYVRVKSRAKPFNVHQYLMQKLGA; this is encoded by the coding sequence ATGACCACACGCCCGCCCGCAGAGCCCTGGCTGCTGAATCGAGAGTTGTCGCTGCTCAAATTCAACGAACGCGTGCTGGCGATGGCGGAAAGTCCCACGACTCCCCTGCTGGAGCGTCTGCGCTACGTGTGCATCCTCAGCTCCAACCTGGACGAGTTTTTCGAGATCCGGATTTCCAGCCTCAAGGAGCAGCAGCGCCAGTCGCCCAACCTGGTCGGCCCGGACGGCATGACCCCGGATCAAGCCTTCGACAACGTGCAGCGCGCCGTCCATGAACTGGTGACGCGGCAGTACGCGCTGCTCAACGACGAAATCCTGCCGGCCATGCAGGCCGAGGGCATCGCCCTGCACCATGCCTCTGAATGGAACCCGCAGCAGCAGGAATGGGCGCACGAGGTCTTCATCCGCGACGTGATGCCGCTCCTGACCCCCATCGGACTGGATCCGGCGCACCCGTTTCCGCGCGTCTACAACAAGAGCCTGAATTTCATCGTCTCGCTGTCCGGCGCCAACGCCTTCGGCCGCCAGGCGTCGATCGCCGTGGTGCAGGCGCCGCGCGCGCTGCCGCGCCTGATCAAGATGCCGCCCGAGCTGTCCGGCCATCCGGAAGGCTACATCCTGCTGACTTCGCTGCTGCGCGCCTTCGTGGGCGAGCTGTTCCCCGGCCTGGAGATGCTGGGCTGCTACCAGTGGCGCGTCACGCGCAACAGCGACCTGTTCGTGGACGAGGAAGAAGTCACCAATCTGCGCCATTCCTTGCAGGGCGAGCTGTCGCAGCGCAATTTCGGCGCCGCCGTGCGGCTCGAGATCGACAAGATGACGCCGCCCGAGCTGGAGACCTTCCTGCAGCGCGAGTTCTCGCTCAAGCCCGAGGACACCTACCGCGTGCCCGGGCCGGTGAACCTGTCGCGCCTCATGCAGCTGTGCAATGCCAACACGCGTCCCGAGTTGCTGTTCCCCGACTACCGCGCGCCGGTGCAGGCGCCGTTCGACCGCGTCGGCGACAAGCCCGCCGAGCTGTTCGAGGCGGTGGCCGAGCAGGACCGGCTGCTGCACCATCCGTACCAGTCGTTCCAGCCCGTCATCGATTTCCTGACAGCCGCCGCGCTGGATCCGGACGTGATGGCGATCAAGCAGACCATCTACCGCACCGGCGAGGATTCCGAGCTGATGAAGATCCTGCTGGCCGCCGCTCGCGCCGGCAAGGAGGTGACGGTGGTGGTGGAGCTGATGGCGCGCTTCGACGAGCAGACCAATATCAACTGGGCCTCCAAGCTCGAGGAAGTGGGCGCGCACGTGGTCTACGGCGTGGTGGCGCACAAGACGCACGCCAAGATGGCCGTGGTGCTGCGCCGCGAAAAGGGCCGGCTGCGCCGCTACGCCCACCTGGGCACCGGCAACTACCATCCTCGTACCGCGCGCCTGTACACCGACTTCGGCCTGCTGACCGCCGATCCCAAGCTGTGCGAGGACATGGACAAGGTCTTCGCCCAGCTGACCGGGCTGGGCGCGCGCCGCGCGCTCAAGTCGCTGATGCAGTCGCCCTTCACCATGCATGAAGGCATGGTCGAGCTGATCCGCGCCGAGGCGCGCGCGGCCCGGGCCGGCAAGCGCGCGCGCATCATGGCCAAGATGAACTCGCTGCTGGAAGAGCAGATCATCGAAGAGCTGTACAAGGCCAGCCAGGCCGGCGTCAAGATCGACCTGATCGTGCGCGGCGTATGCGCGCTGCGCGCGGGCGTGCCGGGCCTGTCCGAGAACATCCGGGTGCGCTCCATCGTCGGGCGCTTCCTGGAGCATTCGCGTGTTTTCTATTTCTACGCCGACGGCGACGAGACCGTCTACCTGTCCTCGGCGGACTGGATGGACCGCAATTTCTTCCGCCGCGTCGAGATCGCCTTCCCGATCTACGACAAGACGCTCAAGAAGCGCGTCATCGACGAAGCCTTCACCTACGCGCTGCGCGACAACCAGCTGTCCTGGCAGCAACTGCCCGACGGCGATTACGTCCGGGTGAAAAGCCGCGCAAAGCCCTTCAACGTGCACCAGTACCTGATGCAGAAGCTGGGCGCGTAG
- the pstS gene encoding phosphate ABC transporter substrate-binding protein PstS, with protein MFNRVFKQVSLGVALSAAVFAVQAADVTGAGASFPYPIYAKWASDYKAATNNAVNYQSIGSGGGQQQIIAKTVDFGASDDPMKAADLEKNGLLQFPAVIGGTVAVVNIDGVEPGKLKLSGKVLGDIFLGKIKKWDDNAIKALNPDVKLPSADIIVVHRSDGSGTTFGWTNYLSKVSPEWKEQVGEGKAVKWPTGQGGKGNEGVAAYVGQLKNSIGYVEYAYAKQNKLAWTQLQNKAGKFVQPEQKAFAAAAANADWKSAPGMGVVLTDEPGADSWPVTAATFILVHKSQDKPVQGKAVLDFFDWAFKNGAKSAEGMDYVPLPEAVTKEIRAAWGEVKSADGKAVWK; from the coding sequence ATGTTCAACCGTGTCTTCAAGCAAGTTTCCCTGGGCGTCGCGCTGAGCGCCGCCGTGTTCGCCGTGCAAGCCGCCGACGTGACCGGCGCCGGCGCTTCGTTCCCGTACCCGATCTACGCCAAGTGGGCGTCGGACTACAAGGCTGCCACCAACAACGCCGTGAACTACCAGTCGATCGGCTCGGGCGGCGGCCAGCAGCAGATCATCGCCAAGACCGTCGATTTCGGCGCTTCGGACGATCCCATGAAGGCTGCCGACCTGGAAAAGAACGGTCTGCTGCAATTCCCGGCCGTCATCGGCGGCACGGTCGCCGTGGTGAACATCGACGGCGTCGAGCCGGGCAAGCTGAAGCTGTCGGGGAAGGTCCTGGGCGACATCTTCCTGGGCAAGATCAAGAAGTGGGACGACAACGCCATCAAGGCGCTGAACCCCGACGTCAAGCTGCCCTCGGCCGACATCATCGTGGTGCACCGTTCGGACGGTTCGGGCACGACGTTCGGCTGGACCAACTACCTGTCGAAGGTTTCGCCTGAGTGGAAGGAACAGGTCGGCGAAGGCAAGGCCGTCAAGTGGCCCACCGGCCAGGGCGGCAAGGGCAACGAAGGCGTCGCCGCCTACGTCGGCCAGCTGAAGAACTCGATCGGCTACGTCGAATACGCCTACGCCAAGCAGAACAAGCTGGCCTGGACCCAACTGCAGAACAAGGCTGGCAAGTTCGTCCAGCCCGAGCAGAAGGCCTTCGCCGCCGCGGCCGCCAACGCCGACTGGAAGAGCGCGCCCGGCATGGGCGTGGTGCTGACCGACGAGCCGGGCGCCGATTCCTGGCCCGTGACCGCCGCCACCTTCATCCTGGTCCACAAGTCGCAGGACAAGCCGGTGCAAGGCAAGGCCGTGCTCGACTTCTTCGACTGGGCCTTCAAGAACGGCGCCAAGTCGGCCGAAGGCATGGACTACGTGCCGCTGCCCGAAGCCGTGACCAAGGAAATCCGCGCCGCCTGGGGCGAAGTGAAGTCCGCCGACGGCAAGGCCGTCTGGAAGTAA
- the pstB gene encoding phosphate ABC transporter ATP-binding protein PstB — translation MENTATAVKNKIEVKNLNFYYGKFHAIRNVNMSIQEKKVTAFIGPSGCGKSTLLRTFNRMFELYPGQRAEGEIILDGENLLTAKTDISLIRAKVGMVFQKPTPFPMSIYDNIAFGVRLFERLSKGEMDERVEWALSKAALWNEVKDKLHQSGNSLSGGQQQRLCIARGVAIKPEVLLLDEPCSALDPISTAKIEELIAELKNDYTVVIVTHNMQQAARCSDYTAYMYLGELMEFGQTDQIFVKPARKETEDYITGRFG, via the coding sequence ATGGAAAACACCGCCACCGCCGTCAAGAACAAGATCGAGGTCAAGAACCTGAACTTCTACTACGGCAAGTTCCATGCGATCCGCAATGTGAACATGTCGATCCAGGAGAAGAAGGTCACCGCCTTCATCGGCCCGTCGGGCTGCGGCAAGTCCACGCTGCTGCGCACCTTCAACCGCATGTTCGAGCTGTATCCCGGCCAGCGCGCCGAGGGCGAGATCATCCTGGACGGCGAGAACCTGCTCACCGCCAAGACCGATATCTCGCTGATCCGCGCCAAGGTCGGCATGGTGTTCCAGAAGCCCACGCCGTTCCCCATGAGCATCTACGACAACATCGCCTTCGGCGTGCGCCTGTTCGAGCGCCTGTCCAAGGGCGAGATGGACGAGCGCGTGGAATGGGCGCTGAGCAAGGCCGCGCTGTGGAACGAAGTGAAGGACAAGCTGCACCAGAGCGGCAACAGCCTGTCCGGCGGCCAGCAACAGCGCCTGTGCATCGCGCGCGGCGTGGCCATCAAGCCCGAAGTCCTGCTGCTGGACGAGCCGTGCTCGGCGCTGGACCCGATCTCCACCGCCAAGATCGAAGAGCTGATCGCCGAACTGAAGAACGACTACACGGTCGTGATCGTGACGCACAACATGCAGCAGGCCGCGCGCTGCTCGGACTACACCGCCTACATGTACCTGGGCGAGCTGATGGAATTCGGCCAGACCGACCAGATCTTCGTGAAGCCGGCGCGCAAGGAAACGGAAGACTACATCACCGGCCGCTTCGGCTGA
- the pstC gene encoding phosphate ABC transporter permease subunit PstC: MSAVMDNSVPLSPNGADDSVTTGTPSPMKQNNNALMDALFKNLTRLFAFLVFILLAAILVSLVYGSRESLAKYGLSFLWLNDWDPVKQSYGAVVPIIGTLLTSAIALIIAVPVSFGIAIFLTELSPAWLRRPLGTAVEMLAAIPSIIYGMWGLFVFVPVFQQYVQPFLIATLGNVPIIGGMFAGPPFGIGIFTAGLILSIMIIPFIAAVMRDVFELVPTMLKESAYGLGSTTWEVMWRVVLPFTKSGVIGGIMLGLGRALGETMAVTFVIGNAFKWSGSLFSPGNSIASALANEFNEAGGIQKAALLELGLILFLITTVVLALSKMLLVRLSAGEGKKS, translated from the coding sequence ATGAGCGCGGTAATGGATAATAGTGTGCCGCTTTCGCCCAATGGGGCGGATGATTCCGTGACCACCGGCACGCCTTCGCCTATGAAGCAAAACAATAATGCGCTGATGGATGCGCTGTTCAAGAACCTGACCCGCCTGTTCGCCTTCCTGGTGTTCATCCTGCTGGCGGCGATCCTGGTGTCTCTGGTCTATGGCAGCCGTGAATCGCTGGCCAAGTACGGCCTGTCGTTTCTCTGGCTGAACGACTGGGATCCGGTCAAGCAGAGCTACGGCGCCGTGGTGCCGATCATCGGCACGCTGCTGACCTCGGCCATCGCGCTGATCATCGCGGTGCCGGTGTCCTTCGGCATCGCCATCTTCCTGACCGAGCTGTCGCCCGCCTGGCTGCGCCGCCCGCTGGGCACCGCGGTCGAGATGCTGGCCGCGATTCCCTCGATCATCTACGGCATGTGGGGCCTGTTCGTCTTCGTGCCGGTGTTCCAGCAATACGTGCAGCCCTTCCTGATCGCCACGCTGGGCAACGTGCCCATCATCGGCGGCATGTTCGCCGGGCCGCCGTTCGGCATCGGCATCTTCACCGCGGGCCTGATCCTGTCGATCATGATCATCCCCTTCATCGCGGCGGTGATGCGCGACGTGTTCGAGCTGGTGCCGACCATGTTGAAGGAATCGGCCTACGGCCTGGGCAGCACGACCTGGGAAGTGATGTGGCGCGTGGTGCTGCCCTTCACCAAGTCGGGCGTCATCGGCGGCATCATGCTGGGACTGGGCCGCGCGCTGGGCGAGACCATGGCCGTGACCTTCGTGATCGGCAACGCCTTCAAGTGGTCCGGCTCGCTGTTCTCGCCGGGCAACTCCATCGCCTCGGCGCTGGCCAACGAATTCAATGAAGCGGGCGGCATCCAGAAGGCCGCGCTGCTGGAACTGGGCCTGATCCTGTTCCTGATCACCACCGTCGTGCTGGCCCTGTCCAAGATGCTGCTGGTCCGCCTGTCGGCGGGCGAGGGCAAGAAGAGCTGA